A segment of the Bradyrhizobium sp. CCBAU 53340 genome:
ACGCTTTTTGATTTGAGTCAATGCCGATTGCTTGCCCACCTACCGCCCCAAGACTTCACGATGCAACGGTCGCGCGTATTTCCTGTGATCCGCTATTTTCCCGCCGGCACCTTCGAAGGCGATTTTCCAATATCATCCGTAACTATGCCAGCAAGGGCATGGCAGCGGGTGGAGCGCTTTCTATCGGAGGAGGTCCGCGACCGGCTGCTTGAAAGCAGGCCCTAGCAATAAGCTATGGGCGGCGCATGCGCATGGCCCGTAAGTCCGCTTCTGGGCCCCATAGCGGACCTACTGCACTATCCGCCGATTTATCAGCTCGTGACCTGAAGCCGCGGCCCTGTCTTCTGAACTGCCGATTTGCTGCCTACCTAGGCGACGTCGGGCTCACCGCAAAGTCAAGCGCGATTGGTCTACCCATAGCTCTCCGCACTTCTGCATCTGTGCGAGAGCACGATAGAGCGCTTCGTGGGTCAAGCCGAGCTCGGCCGCCCAATCCTTCTTGGATTGCTTCAGGTCGACCACGCCGGCCTCGCCTTCGGTCTCGACGAAGTGGACGATCCGCTCCCGAGCTGTCTTGAGACTCAATCTTTCAGCTTGCGTACGCACTCTGCGGAGCTCCCGCGCGAGGTGGGCGATCCACTTGTCCCTGAAGTCGCTGGCCTCGAATGCTGCGCGAAAGGCTTTGCCCGGGATAGCCAGGATCGACGAAGGTTCTGTGGCGACCGCGTCGCAATGGTACACGGGCTGATCGAGGCTCGCCTCGGCCAGAAAGCCGCGCCCCGTTCGTTGAAGAATAATCTCTCCGCCGGAATGCGATCGCCGGACGAGTCGGACTTCTCCCGAGAGCACGAAGAACATGGCTCTTGGGCGGTCGCCCCGGCTGAAAAGAGTGGTTTGGCGCGCTATCTCCAACAACCGCGTCTGTCGCCGGACAGGCCCGGGTAACGCGGCGAGGAGCGGAGATGCAAGCGACAGCGACTTCCAATCAGGTGCCACAGGGGCCGTCGCTCGGCTCGTCTGCCGGCCTTTTTCGATCAGGATCATATGATCGAAATCATATGTGAACAGTCCCCGTTGCGTCTATGCTTTTTTGCCACTGCTCGGGAAAACTGATCATGCGCCTTCATCTCGCCGCCCTGGTTTCGGGGCTATTGGTTCTTTCGGTCGGATATGCCGCCGCCCAGCATCACATGCATCAGGGTGATATGGATCACGGTGTTTCCGTAACCGATACGCGCGAGTTCGTGAAGTTTCCGCCCGTACTCGTCGAGCACACTATCGCAAATATGCGCGATCACCTGCTCGCTCTTCAACAGATCAACGAGGCGTTGGCTCAGGGCGAGCCGGAGAAGGCGGGCAAGATCGCCGAGGAACGGCTGGGCATGAGCTCGTTGCGGCTGCATGGAGCGGCGGAGGTCGCGAAGCACATGCCGCAAGGCATGCAGGATGCTGGCACAGCGATGCACAAGGCAGCCAGTCGTTTTGCCATCGAGGCACAAAACGTGGGCGTCACCGGCGAACTCAAACCCGCTCTCGGGGCGCTCGGCGAAGTGATGGTCGCCTGCGTCGGCTGCCATGCGGGCTATCGACTCAAATAGCCTTGTTGGCGGGTCAGCTCGTGGCCGGCAGCCGAGCTAGTTCGAAGCAAATGCGATGGCTAGTATGTGTAGTAGACTGGACGCGAGCATGCCGCCACGAGCCGGGCCCGGCGTTGGAGACGCGGCCTGATGGACATGCGGTGCTGGCGAGCTGAGGAGATTGCCGGGGCAGGCGGCGGTGGCCGTGGCCGAAGGCGCTCATCCCTAGAAAAGGCGCGGTTCGCGACGACGTCGCCATTTGGGTCCGAAGCAGACATTTTGCAGTCAGGCTCCGAATGCTGGCTTATGGACCCATAGTGCACCAATAGACGCCAACCTGTGACACCTGGCTCCAGGGTAACTCAAGATGGGCTTTGAACCTGCGGTTCGCCACGTCGACCTATGTCTTAAGTGATCCTTGTCCCGGTGGGCGAGAGTCATTGCGGCTTCGTCTTGAACAATGACGGTCCTGCGACCTGCGGTCCGACAAAATCTTGGGGGAACGGATGAGCAAAGTCGTCATTTGCGGTGGAGGCGTAATTGGATTGTGCGCAGCCGCGATGCTTGGCCGCGATGGCCATCGCGTGACGGTCCTGGAGGCTGACCCGGCAGATCGGCCCACGGCATCCGCGGTTGGGTGGGACTCGTGGGAGCGTCCGGGAGTTGCCCAATTCAGGCAACCTCATAACCTCAGTGCGCGATTTCGAATGATCAGCGATCAGGAATTGCCGGGGTTGACGGATGATTTGCTTCGAGCTGGCTGCGTTTGGGTGGACTATCTCGACAGTCGCTCTCTTCCTCCAACTTTGACGGACAGGGCACCGCGACCGGGTGATCAAGCCCTGCGCTTCGTCACCGGCCGGAGGCCGATCGTTGAATGGGCCGTCGCTGCCATCGCGCAAGCCGCACCCAACGTGACTGTCAGCCGCGGCATCAAAGTTCGCGAATTGATCACCGGCGCATCGGCCGTCCCAGATGTGCCGCACGTGACCGGGGTTCGCACGACATCGGGTGAAGAGATTCCCGCCGATCTGGTGATCGACGCCATGGGGCGGCGAAGCCCAGCCTGCGAATGGATCCTCAGCGCGGGTGGCCGCAGCCCGATCGAGCAAGCCGAAGACAGTAACTTCGCCTATTTTACCCGATATTTCTCAGGGCATCAGCGGCCTCGCAGGATGGGACGCGCGCTAACGCCGATGGGATTGTTCTCGATCCTAACCCTGGACGGGGACAACGACACCTGGTCGGTCACCCTGTATACATCGTCGAAGAACAAGGCGATGCGAGCCTTGCGCGATACGACCACGTTCCATCGTGTTGTTTCGGCATGTCCGCGGCACGCCCATTGGCTCGACGGGGAGCCAATCACGCCCGTTCTTCTGATGGCGGGAGTCGTCGATCGTTACCGGCGGTTTGTCGTCGACGGTAAGCCTGTCATCACGGGATTCGCCGCGGTGGGTGATGCCTGGGCCTGCACCAACCCGTCCGCAGGACGAGGTTTGAGCGTCGGTCTCCTGCACGCACAAGTCCTCCGCAACATCGCTCGCCGGCACATCAATGATCCCGAAGCATTCTCCCGGAAATACGACGCTGACACCGAAAGCCAAGTCGGTCCGTTTTATCGAAACCAGATCGCTGCGGACCGCGTTCGGATAGCTGAGATGAACGCGCTCGAAGCGGGCATGCCCATGCCGGCACCCAACCCGGTCATGGCCAAGCTTCTCCTTGCCGCCACCGAAGACGCCGACGTGCTCCGCGGCATGGTCGAAATCGCGTTGTGTGTTGCGCTGCCTCAGGAGGTCATGGCCAGACCGCCCGTCGCCGCGAAACTGGCTTCAATGGACGGCTATCAATTGCCGCCGGACCCGAACATCATCGATCGCGATCGAATGGCGGCGCTCCTGGACGGCTGATCTCTACGACGCCAGACGATTATGCTCGCGTAAGAAGATAAAGAGCCGTGCCGACGACAGTCGAAGCATTCTCTCGACCGCTACGGACCAGTTTCCAGACCATCGCAACTTCGCCGCTACCGCTCATCCGATCACGGGCGGGAGAAAAACGCATGGAATTCCCGACCAATGAACTATTGGAGATCGATCCCAATGTCGAAACCGGCGAAGCGGCGTCGCACATCCAGTCTTATTGGCGGCGTTTTTAACCTTTATCTTTTCGCTGGTCCTTCTGGTGATCCTCCTCCCCATTTATGCGCCCCCTTAGAAATTCAAAAAGCCTAGCCACGCCGACGAGGTTGGTCGACTTCCGAAATTGGCCCTTTGCTTCCGTTAGGGCGTTGCGGCGAGATGTCCGGTGTCGGGGTAAAGCGGAAGCTCCCCACACTGGTCAAAACGGCGCTGTTGACCTATCTCGGACATGATCCGACCGGAGCTCAGGAATTCCGTTACTGAGGCGCAAGGAGGACATCGACATGTCGCCTGCGTGACACTCGTCACATCCTGTAGTCTCGGCGTCGGGTATCCCATCGGCTATGGGCTGAGGTTGGTCCTCACCGAGAGATTAAAGGGAACGACCATGCGCGATATTCGTGATCGGAGTTCAATCGAACTGACCGACGAAAAGCGCGAGCTGACAATTGCAGAGCTCGACAGGATCGCTGGTGCCGGCGGCTACAGCGAGGCCGACCAAGCGCTATCCTCCCTGATAAAGAGCCTTCACGACGCCAGAAACTCCAACATCGGAAAAATCTGAGAAGAAGTGATTTCCGCGTCGAGGCCGGCTCAGTTGGCGGCCTCTTTCATTTCGAAATATCGCTTATTGGCCCCTTAGCTGAACGCAGCAAGAGCCTTCGCCACTTCCGCTAGCGGTCGTAAAGTTGGTTTGGGCCGACGGCCGCCCTTGGCTGAAGGATGACGCGATAGGAGTTTGGGCGATCGTCGCGCTCCTACCGCGCGGACCCGACCTCAAACCAGCGCCATCGCAGTTCCGGCAGCGGCGCTGAAGGCG
Coding sequences within it:
- a CDS encoding Crp/Fnr family transcriptional regulator, with the protein product MILIEKGRQTSRATAPVAPDWKSLSLASPLLAALPGPVRRQTRLLEIARQTTLFSRGDRPRAMFFVLSGEVRLVRRSHSGGEIILQRTGRGFLAEASLDQPVYHCDAVATEPSSILAIPGKAFRAAFEASDFRDKWIAHLARELRRVRTQAERLSLKTARERIVHFVETEGEAGVVDLKQSKKDWAAELGLTHEALYRALAQMQKCGELWVDQSRLTLR
- a CDS encoding FAD-dependent oxidoreductase, yielding MISDQELPGLTDDLLRAGCVWVDYLDSRSLPPTLTDRAPRPGDQALRFVTGRRPIVEWAVAAIAQAAPNVTVSRGIKVRELITGASAVPDVPHVTGVRTTSGEEIPADLVIDAMGRRSPACEWILSAGGRSPIEQAEDSNFAYFTRYFSGHQRPRRMGRALTPMGLFSILTLDGDNDTWSVTLYTSSKNKAMRALRDTTTFHRVVSACPRHAHWLDGEPITPVLLMAGVVDRYRRFVVDGKPVITGFAAVGDAWACTNPSAGRGLSVGLLHAQVLRNIARRHINDPEAFSRKYDADTESQVGPFYRNQIAADRVRIAEMNALEAGMPMPAPNPVMAKLLLAATEDADVLRGMVEIALCVALPQEVMARPPVAAKLASMDGYQLPPDPNIIDRDRMAALLDG